The genomic DNA CGTTCACCATCACGCCGTCGTACGCGCCGGGGTGCTCGTGGTGAGCACCTGGTTCGGCGACGACATCGAGGCCGCGATCCCCGAGCTCCGCGCGCACGCCGAGGCACGCATGGTCGACGAGGTGCTCGTCGAGGCGAAGACCGGGAAGACCCGGTACAACCCCGAGACCGGGCAGGACGAGGAAACCTTCGAGGAGATGTACCGCGGCCGGTGCCGGTGGAAACAGAACGGCGGCACCGGCGAAAGCCAGGGCGTCGTCGTCGAAGGGTCCACGATCACGCTCCTGCCCCTGGAGCTGCACCTGCCTGTCGAGGCGTCGGCCGGGGTGCGTGAGGGGATGCGCGCGACGGCGCTGACCGGCGTGCACGACCCGGCGCTGGTCGGCCGCCAGGTGTGGATCCGCCGCGAGCACGCGGCATCGCAGACGACCGCTCGCCGCCTGGGCGTCTCGGAGGTGTGACGTGGGCTTCCACCTGGACATGTCGCAGGTCCGCCGACTCGCGGACGACCTGCGCGACGCCGCGCAGAGCATCGAGGTGAAGGCCGAGAAGGTCGTCGCCAAGGGTGCGCTGAACGTGAAGACGCAGATGCAGCAGGAGGCTGTCGCGTTCGACTCCGGCACCCGTCACCGGAAGTTCGCCGCTGACATCTCGTACGACCAGAAGGGGCTGAACGCGGAGATCGGCCCGACGCTCGATGACATCGGGTCGGTGCAGCTGTTCTACCTGGGCAACTACAAGACCGGCCCGTCGGTCCCGGACCCGTCGCGTGCTGCGGAGCGTGAGGCTCCGAAGCTGTCGGGTGCGTTGCTCGACGTCGGGGCGGACATCCTGTGAGCGCCGTCGGTGACGCGCTGTTGGCGCTGCTGCCTGCGGGGACGCGGGCGTTCGTGAACGACCCGCCGAGTGACGAAGAGCTGAAGGGTCTCGCTGCGGCGCGGTTCCCGTACGTCGTGTTCTGGTTGCCGCCCGAGCTAGAGACCGCGACGCGCCTGTGTGACGTGCCGAACCGGTTCGACGTCGACTTCCGCACGGTCGTGGTGTCGCTGTCCGCCGAGGGTGTCGAGGCGTACGCGTCCCGGGTCCACTCGGCGATCTACCGTGCCCGGCCCGTGCTCGTGGGTCGGCGTACGAGGCGGATCGGTCACAACGGGTCGATGCCGCCGAACATCGAGATGGTCGGCACGCGGCGCCTGTTCCAGGGCGCGTCGTCGTGGCGGCTCGTGTCGACCCGAGCCTGACCCCACCCCACCGCACGTAGAGAGCACCGCTCGCACCCGTGAGCGGTGCTCTGCCGTGCCCCGAAAGCCAGCCGCACCAACCCATTCCATCGACGCCCGAGGAGGGCTCATGTCTGCTGCACCGTACGACCTGGTGCGCGCCGAGGACCCCGACA from Luteipulveratus halotolerans includes the following:
- a CDS encoding DUF6093 family protein codes for the protein MSTWFGDDIEAAIPELRAHAEARMVDEVLVEAKTGKTRYNPETGQDEETFEEMYRGRCRWKQNGGTGESQGVVVEGSTITLLPLELHLPVEASAGVREGMRATALTGVHDPALVGRQVWIRREHAASQTTARRLGVSEV